A genomic stretch from Candidatus Eisenbacteria bacterium includes:
- a CDS encoding glycosyltransferase: protein MRILVLTTPDRHNGVYYFDRGLTNGLSRCNDVTLVKPQMSKLKSDELAWLHPDLVLLRWHKSLLRSTDLDGLRKLKKAGATIGGWVSPFFPRALQVTSEQRELHSDETLRQAAELLHFGLTWYGEEGVEAFFSPWRTKFNLPIFRMDPAADTNFYVQTPATKKIYDLCYIGGNVWNKLHAHHWLEKPLRLHPHVVCGKGWEDKGFNVADIEPKNERKIYAQTKVCPNLHIDACWKIRGMAVNQRLFQIPACGAFQIVDNHPRIGEFFDPGDVVVAQSAEDFAEKIEYYLSHPRSRLRMVERAYRRVMSSHTFTQRAQTLRAFVKDLRS, encoded by the coding sequence ATGAGAATACTCGTTCTTACGACGCCTGATCGCCACAACGGCGTATATTATTTCGACCGGGGCCTTACCAACGGATTGTCGCGTTGCAACGACGTGACGCTCGTGAAACCGCAGATGAGCAAGCTCAAAAGCGATGAACTTGCGTGGCTGCATCCCGATCTTGTTTTACTTCGGTGGCACAAAAGCCTTCTTCGCTCGACCGACCTGGACGGCTTAAGGAAGCTCAAGAAGGCCGGCGCCACCATCGGGGGATGGGTTTCGCCGTTCTTTCCAAGGGCGCTCCAGGTGACAAGTGAGCAGAGGGAGCTGCACAGTGATGAGACCTTGAGGCAGGCCGCGGAACTCTTGCACTTTGGGTTGACGTGGTATGGAGAGGAAGGCGTCGAGGCGTTCTTCTCGCCATGGAGAACGAAATTCAATCTGCCGATTTTCCGCATGGATCCGGCCGCCGATACGAATTTCTATGTACAGACCCCAGCGACGAAGAAAATCTATGACCTTTGCTACATCGGTGGAAACGTATGGAACAAGCTCCATGCGCACCACTGGCTGGAGAAGCCTTTACGTTTGCATCCTCACGTTGTCTGTGGCAAAGGATGGGAGGACAAGGGATTCAACGTGGCCGACATAGAGCCCAAGAACGAGCGAAAGATCTACGCGCAGACCAAAGTCTGTCCCAATCTCCACATCGACGCATGTTGGAAGATCCGTGGAATGGCCGTCAACCAAAGATTGTTTCAGATCCCGGCATGTGGGGCCTTCCAGATTGTAGACAACCATCCGAGGATCGGTGAATTCTTCGATCCGGGGGACGTTGTCGTTGCCCAGTCAGCGGAGGACTTTGCGGAGAAGATTGAGTACTACCTTTCACATCCTCGTTCACGCCTAAGGATGGTCGAGCGGGCTTACCGGCGGG